The following are encoded in a window of Roseimaritima ulvae genomic DNA:
- a CDS encoding DUF1559 domain-containing protein, translating to MSQRHLRARMGFTLVELLVVIAIIGVLVGLLLPAVQAAREAARRMSCSNQMKQIALGTHNFHDTYGKFPYATRDRLAGDDGSTWATGHIQILPFIEGDAIADRWDPEEPHNSTVDTDGDGWTNDSLKKEIIPTYLCPTMSLPSGPLAGDRAPMSYLFCSGTPDVSMLHYAVYYGLPEPSFDGAIVPIKTYLAAGETPGPNHRHPTKFRDVLDGTSNTFLAGETDFMPAGVPSTSYGGVWAYGYAGYSWGSTHHRFNRHDNTSTVYGAFRSQHPGGAEFALVDGSVRFLAETVDNVIYQAVSTRAGSEVATLP from the coding sequence ATGTCTCAACGGCACCTCCGTGCCCGCATGGGCTTTACCTTGGTCGAACTACTCGTCGTGATCGCCATCATCGGCGTGCTGGTGGGGCTGCTGCTGCCAGCCGTCCAAGCCGCTCGCGAAGCGGCTCGGCGGATGTCCTGTAGCAATCAGATGAAGCAGATTGCCCTGGGCACGCACAATTTTCACGACACCTATGGTAAATTCCCCTACGCCACCCGCGACCGCTTGGCAGGCGACGATGGCAGCACCTGGGCGACCGGCCACATCCAAATCCTGCCCTTCATCGAAGGCGATGCGATCGCTGACCGCTGGGACCCCGAAGAGCCGCACAACAGCACGGTCGACACCGATGGTGACGGCTGGACGAATGATTCCTTGAAAAAAGAGATCATCCCGACTTACCTGTGCCCCACGATGAGCCTGCCCAGCGGTCCGCTGGCAGGCGACCGGGCGCCGATGAGCTACCTGTTCTGCTCGGGCACGCCCGACGTCAGCATGCTGCATTACGCGGTGTATTACGGACTGCCTGAACCGTCTTTTGACGGGGCGATCGTGCCCATCAAGACGTATCTTGCCGCCGGCGAAACCCCGGGTCCGAATCACCGCCACCCCACGAAGTTCCGTGACGTCCTGGACGGCACCTCCAACACCTTCCTGGCCGGCGAAACCGATTTCATGCCCGCCGGCGTGCCTTCGACCTCCTACGGCGGCGTCTGGGCGTACGGCTATGCAGGATACTCCTGGGGATCGACCCATCATCGCTTTAACCGCCACGACAATACGTCCACGGTGTATGGCGCGTTCCGCAGCCAGCATCCCGGCGGCGCCGAGTTCGCGTTGGTGGATGGTTCGGTGCGTTTCCTGGCCGAAACGGTGGACAACGTGATCTATCAAGCGGTTTCCACCCGAGCGGGCAGCGAAGTTGCCACGCTGCCATAG